DNA from Corynebacterium stationis:
AAGGTTGCTATCTCGGGCGCCAACTTTGGTATTGCTGAGACCGGCAATGTCTCGGTCATCGAGTCAGAAGGCAACGGGCGCATGTGCTTAACGATGCCAGAAACGTTGATTACGCTGATGGGCATAGAAAAGCTTTTGCCGACTTTCCAAGACTTGGAAGTTTTTCTGCAACTGCTACCGCGTTCTTCCACCGCCGAGCGGATGAACCCTTATACCTCGATTTGGTCAGGTGTTACGGAAGGCGATGGCCCGCAGAATTTCCACATTGTGCTGTTGGATAATGGCCGTACCGCGGCGCTGTCGAGTGAGATTGGCTCCCAGGCGCTAAAGTGCATTCGTTGTTCTGCTTGTCTCAATGTTTGCCCCGTTTATGAACGCGCGGGGGGCCACGCATATGGTTCGGTCTACCCAGGCCCCATCGGTATTTCGCTAACCCCGCAATTGACGGGCATGAAAGACCATAACGATCCATCAGCAAGCTTGCCTTATGCCTGCTCTTTGTGTGGCCGCTGTGATGAAGTCTGCCCAGTGAAGATCCCACTGTCCGATGTCATCTTGGAAAACCGCTACCAGAAGGTCACCCATGCGACCCCGCCTGTGGAATCGAAGCTTTTCAAGGTAGTAGAGCAAGCCTGGAAGCATCCTTTCTTGTGGAATCAAATCACGCGTATGGTCTTTGCAGGGCGCATTTTGGGTGGCTTTAATGGGGTTATTGAATCCCTGCCGCTGTTTATGAGCGGCTGGTCTGAAGGCCGCAATACTGCAATTCCGCCGAAGAAGTCTTTCCGTCAATGGTTTGAAACCGATGATGCGCAAGCCTTGTTAGAGACCGCACGCGCAGAGGGTATTCCCCGCAACAACCTCGCCAAGGAAGGAAAATAGCCATGGCTTCTGCCAAGACTGAGATTCTGGCCCGCATTCGTTCGGCGCAGAAATCCGCGAAGCTTCCGGAGTTTGTCAACCCTCCGCGCAACTACCTCGTCAGCGGCACCACCGACCCAGAAGAGCTGCGTGAAGTGCTCATCGACCGACTTGAGGACTACAAGGCGGACGTTCACCTCTGTGAGGAATCAGAGCTAGCAGCGACGATTCTTGGGATTTTGGATGAGCGATCCTGTCGCACCATCCGTTACGCTCCCGGCATGGATTCCCAACTCTTTGCTGATTTTTCCGGCGAAGCAGCTGCCGATCATGAATCTGTTGATCCGCGTGAGCTCGACGTCATTGACGCTGTGGTTACTGAATCGACGGTGTCTTGTGCCCAAACCGGCACCATTGTTCTGGAATCTGGACCAACCGATGGCCGCCGTGCGCTTACTTTGGTGCCGGACCGCCATATCTGCATCGTTCGCAGCGAAGATATTGTCTACGGCGTTCCAGAGATGGTCAGCCGGATTAATCCGGAGCGTCCAGCGACCTTGGTTTCTGGTCCTTCGGCAACCTCCGATATTGAGCTCTCGCGTGTCGAGGGCGTTCACGGTCCCCGGGATTTGATCGTGGTCATCGTAAAGTAATGCGCTTTTAGCGTGGGTCTTCCTCCACAGCAACCTTAAAAAATCCCGACACGGCAATCAGGTTGCTGCTAGGCTTTGCAACGGAAATATTTATACGTTGTTAAGCGAGACTTAAAAGTATTGAGGAGACCTTTTCGTGAAAGCCCCACGCTTAGTTATCGCAGCCGCTACCGCGGCGGTCGCGATGCTCGCGCCGCCTGTTGCGGCCCAAGCCCAAGACTCATCCCCTGCTATTACATGGGAAGAATGTCCTGCACAGGTCAACCTCGATAACGCCGAATGTGGCCGCATCGACGTGCCTACCTATTACTCGAATCCGTCTGCTGGAAATATCAGCGTCGGATTCGTTC
Protein-coding regions in this window:
- a CDS encoding lactate utilization protein B; this translates as MATFLDTTPPRAPEGYGNLRGKKSFVPAAHEGLNNATQRRNLLHATTTIRNKRQHAVDEIDDWQDLRDAGSGIKEDVAARLPELLEQFEHAVTARGGIVHWARDAKEANEIIADLIRETGETDVVKVKSMATQEIALNEHLEEIGIHARETDLAELIVQLGDDMPSHILVPAIHRNRAEIRDIFINKMPHTDETLSSNPPELAEAARLFLREEFMKAKVAISGANFGIAETGNVSVIESEGNGRMCLTMPETLITLMGIEKLLPTFQDLEVFLQLLPRSSTAERMNPYTSIWSGVTEGDGPQNFHIVLLDNGRTAALSSEIGSQALKCIRCSACLNVCPVYERAGGHAYGSVYPGPIGISLTPQLTGMKDHNDPSASLPYACSLCGRCDEVCPVKIPLSDVILENRYQKVTHATPPVESKLFKVVEQAWKHPFLWNQITRMVFAGRILGGFNGVIESLPLFMSGWSEGRNTAIPPKKSFRQWFETDDAQALLETARAEGIPRNNLAKEGK
- a CDS encoding LutC/YkgG family protein, producing MASAKTEILARIRSAQKSAKLPEFVNPPRNYLVSGTTDPEELREVLIDRLEDYKADVHLCEESELAATILGILDERSCRTIRYAPGMDSQLFADFSGEAAADHESVDPRELDVIDAVVTESTVSCAQTGTIVLESGPTDGRRALTLVPDRHICIVRSEDIVYGVPEMVSRINPERPATLVSGPSATSDIELSRVEGVHGPRDLIVVIVK